The genomic segment TAATCAAGAGCTCATCAGGCCCGCGCTGTTTTTCTATTCTCTGACTGGTGACATTTAGAGGGAATGTCACTGTCATTCCCGATGTCTTCTGTGGCACCTGAATCAACCTCCCTTTCTGAGGAAGCAGAAAGTCCTGTGAACATGCTCCTTAGCACgcagaggggaaactgaggtagAGGTCGGCTCCTTGGGAAAACACAGAGCTACAGTGAGTCAGAGGTACTTAAATTgggttcattttgtttagatCTGTCTTCAGAGTTTACTGAGTGGAGAGAGAATGCCCAGCCTTAAAAGCCCTGATGGTGTGGAATAAAATCGATGGATTACAATTGGCATCTATATAATCTGGATTCCcacctgtcctttattgtgcccacctttgggGATCATCGGTAGGTTGGGCACCTACTATGTTACCTCCTGACTTGTCATGTAAAGATAGAAGCATCATGGCCTTTACCCTTAAGGAGCTTCGTGTGGGATGGGGAAAGCAGGGAAGAGGCCTGGCTATCCCCTCGAACTCCACATTGAGACGGCCCAGGTTTAAATCTCCCTGCCTAATCATTACATCCTTCAGCCAGTTATACCTCCTcatgcttcattttcctcatctgcaaaatgcgGACAATGGTGGCGTCTGCCCCCTGTGGGTGTTGCTAGGGTGGATTGAAGTGGTCCATGCCATGTAAGCATGTGACACTGTGCTGGCTGGCAGTCAGCCCTCAGTAAACATCACGTAATATTCTTCTTACAGGAAGACCTTGAGAAGCAGGATCTCAGGGCATGTGGTGTGGGGTCAGACTGCCTGTCCAGGGCTGTAGTCCCTGTCCTTCCCCCTTCCAGCTGGCCGACTGCTGAATTTCAGACCTCTTTTTCCTAGGGTTGCTGGGAGGATTACATGAGCTGATCCATTGGAGACagtgcagtgcctggcataaAGTCAGCGCTCAATTACTGTTGGCCATGATGATAAGACTCGTGGAGAGTGTCTGTAACCCAGGCGAGAGGATGATAGGTGCTAGGGAAGAGGAGCAAACAGAGTGCCAAGAGCCCAAAGGAGGAGAGACTTTCAGCGTGGGGAGAGGAAGACGCATCAGAGAGAGAGCAAGGCACAGGGGAGATTCTAATAGGAGAGCTGGGTGAAGGGGAAGCATAGTCCCAACAGAAGGAAGAGTGCCCACAGACAGACCCCCAAGGACTATGCATGAGCCCATTTAGGATCTAGGATAGGTGCCTGGACATGGGGCTGGAATGATAAACCAGGATCCATTTGTGAAAATGCCAGAATGCCAGTCCAAAGAGTTCAGACTTGATTTGGTAGGCAATGGGAAGATCTTGCTTTAGGGAAATTAACCTGAGCAGGATGGATTTACTTGGAACAGGAGAAATGGGGGTTGGAGGAATGAGAGACAAACAGACAAACGGGAAAGAGGACTCAGGGAAGCGAGGCCTTATGCGGGCAGAGACCTGCTGTCTCATTATTTGGCAATTATTTGCATCTTTGGGTGCAGTAGTAAGGAAGATGGCCAAGGTGACAGGCTGGGGGTTAAGGATGCTGTGAGCAAAAGGTGAAGACCAGCTTTTTGCAAGGTGGTAGACCCAGCTTCCACCTGTCCAGTTTCAGAGATCTCCAGGTGGCAGAGTCCAGGGGTGGCTCAGGAATGAGAGGAGGGAGAAATCTGGAAAACTTGGCAGAGTTGGGAGTCAGGAGAAGCAAACAGGGTTACAAGGAAAGATGAGATCAAATCTCCCTACGAGACTCAgcttctgcctcatttatttaAACCAGCTGAATTCCAGAGGGTCCAAAGAATTCTGAGTCAGGATTGGCTCTGTGAGATCAGTTTAGGATCTGGGAAAATGAGCGTGTCAACCCCAAACAATTCCCTGTTGCTGTTCCGTGTGTTTCTGTGTCACCACGTGTCTCCCCACAGATGGTATACATTTGGGGATTGCAGACTCATTTCACTACCGTCTTTAAAAAGCCAGACTCGAGAAGGTAAATCTGTTTCCCAAAGCCAAATATAATTCTCCATGCCACTGTTCCCTCCATCCATGCAGGTGATGGGAAGTGTGTACACAGCCCGGTTCAGAGAGCGGTGAGTGAAGGGCCGAGGTGGCCCAGCTCTGGAAGAACCTCTGAGGGTGGAGTGGGGCCAGGTGAAAGAGGCTGGCATGGGAAAGGGTATTGTTATATAACCTGAGGGAGTTAGGGATGGTGGGCAGATGGAGACGGGAGGCGAGGAGTCTGGAGATGGCAGTAAGTGTGGATCAGCTTCCTCTGGGAGGAAGAAGGACAATGCTTGGAAGGCAGGTGAACCAAGAATCCAAGAGTCCTTTACAAGGTGGGGGAGGAACCCTAGCCTCCCAGCCTCTCCCACATCTTTCTATTATGGCTCTGAGAGCGTGACTGGACATGAGGTTGCCAAATGTCCCAGCTGAATGTCCCAGAGGGTAGCACGCCACCAGGGTCAGCCTTCGCCATGGAACTTGGGGACAGAACTCCACCAAGTTCTGGCATCTCAGAGAATTTTCCAGAGTCCTAGGCAGCCCCAGCCTCCTCACCAGTGAGGAGTGGAAAGAATGTGTTTCCCTGATCTCCCCCCTCCATGCCCCATTCCTGATTGCCCTTGTGggtgaagagagaaataaaaattagcatGTTTATCccacttttaaattcatttaatgaGAACTCGTTTACCCTCTCCCAATTTAAATTCGTAATAACACCATAACCTTTTGGAGCTGATTATTACCCACGTCTTCTCAGATCTTTCTGCTAAAGAGGTTTTCCCTCCAAGTGCTCCTGAGCCCTCTTGGAACTTGACAATTTGTCAGGCAGTCAACAACATCTGGTGATCCCACATTGCTGCAAGACCGGGTGTGAATCAAGTCTCCTCTCTTTGGTGGGGACTTCAGTTCCATTCATTTCCCTTCCAGACGTTTGCTGTTTCACTTCCTGATGACCCTTCCCTGTATCCCATCTACCCTCCAGGGGCAGACAGGGGACTCACGGttctctgctttctcctcctgtctccaggggTTGCTGAACTAACTTCCAAGCTGGTGTGCCGCGTGGCAGAGCAGTGGCCGCCCAGGAGCTGGAGTCACCATGGCGGCCGGAGTCGCAGCCTGGCTGCCCTTCGCGCGGGCTGCGGCCATCGGGTGGATGCCAGTGGCCAACTGCCCCATGCCCCTAGCCCCGGCCGACAAGAACAAGCGGCAGGATGAACTGATTGTCCTCAATGTGAGCGGGCGGAGGTTCCAGACGTGGCGGACCACGCTGGAGCGCTACCCAGACACACTGCTGGGCAGCACGGAGAAGGAGTTCTTCTTCAACGAGGACACCAAGGAGTACTTCTTCGACCGAGACCCAGAAGTGTTCCGCTGCGTCCTCAACTTCTACCGCACTGGCAAACTGCACTACCCGCGCTACGAGTGCATCTCCGCCTACGACGACGAGCTGGCTTTCTACGGCATTCTGCCCGAGATCATCGGTGACTGCTGCTACGAGGAGTACAAGGACCGCAAGAGGGAGAACGCCGAGCGGCTCATGGACGACAACGACTCGGAGAACAACCAGGAGTCCATGCCCTCGCTCAGCTTCCGCCAGACCATGTGGCGGGCCTTCGAGAACCCGCACACCAGCACACTGGCCTTGGTCTTCTACTACGTGACTGGCTTCTTCATCGCCGTCTCGGTCATCACCAACGTGGTGGAGACGGTGCCGTGCGGCACGGTGCCCGGGAGCAAGGAGCTGCCGTGCGGCGAGCGCTACTCCGTGGCCTTCTTTTGCCTGGACACAGCCTGCGTCATGATCTTCACGGTGGAGTACCTCCTCCGGCTTTTCGCGGCGCCCAGCCGCTACCGCTTCATCCGCAGCGTGATGAGTATCATCGACGTGGTGGCCATCATGCCCTATTACATCGGCCTCGTCATGACCAACAACGAGGACGTGTCAGGCGCCTTCGTCACGCTCCGGGTCTTCCGCGTCTTCAGGATCTTCAAGTTCTCGCGCCACTCCCAGGGCTTGCGGATCCTGGGCTACACCCTGAAGAGCTGTGCCTCGGAGCTCGgcttcctccttttctccctcaCCATGGCCATCATCATCTTTGCCACTGTGATGTTTTACGCCGAGAAGGGCTCCTCCGCCAGCAAGTTCACAAGCATCCCCGCCTCGTTTTGGTACACCATCGTCACCATGACAACACTGGGGTAAGTCGGAGCTGTTGTCCTGGAGAAGGGCGGAGGTTGGATTGACGGGGACACTGTGGATGGTATCAGAGCTGGACACAGAAGGTTGGAGTCACTTCCCCAAGTTGTAGGAGCAAGGGAAGTTGCTAATCAGAAGTGGAAGGCACCAAAGTGATTTGTTTGGGGCTGATGAATGCTCTGAATTGAGTTTTCTTTTAGGAGTAGggtatatattttacaaaacacGGAAAATTGTCACCATGTCTTTATTCAGCCATgcattctgtgtatgtgtgtgtggtgggggaggagTGAGTGGAGACTGCTGCATTCTTATATGCACCTGAgcttgcaagggctgccttgaagaggaaaagagggcagcagGAAGGAAGAATGCTATAAGAAGTTCAATGAGAGTGGTCAAGAGGGTACAGATTTCCATTAACAGAAGACCCTAGAGCTCTCTTTTTGGAGCCTCCCTGCATTTCTCCTTTGTAGTATATTTGCAGGctgttttctcttctgccttatttttcttttttgctgccaCAAATGCTCAAGGGCTCAGGAGCTCTGAGTAGACTTTCTCTAAGTGACTCTGAACTTGGGTTTTCTGCAAAGTGGGGCAcctgatttgttttttgttttttttttttctcactgaagAGGCAGTAGTTTTGCTTTCttagtctgactctgtgagaatGAATGATCCTTCAGCCTACCTGGGTGATGGTGAGATGGTCTGATGGATCATGTGGTCAGACACAGTAACAACAATATCATCAGTGGGAGGGAAAGGTGCTCAGTGAGGTCACGGGTGActctgtctcttccatctccccaGGGTCCCCTCTCCAGTTGAGATCACCGAAATATATTTATGGTGCTGGGATATGAAGCTTTCCATCAGAGGATTGGGGGGGGGTCTCACTCAGGAAGCAGATTACAGTCTTCACCCTAACAGGATTAGAGCCAGCGAAGGCAGCTTCATGGAGGTGTGTATTTCTTAGGGGCTGCTGCTTCAGCTGTGGGAAGTCATTGAGGCTCAAGCAAAATCCCTTCACAATTCATACACTGGGGCTGTATTTGCTTAGGCCAGGAAGCGTTATATTGCTGATGGAGAATTCATGAAGCTTTTTATTTGGTGTTTGACAATTCAGTTGGTGGTGTCCTGGTgattcgatttttttttttttttcccctggctgAAACCCTGTGGCGCTGGTATCGGTTTTTCCATAGTGCTTATTGGGAATGACTGAGCAGGTGACAGGACCTTCTAAAATGATTACATTTGTCATTCTGCCACACAGAAGGGAGGAGCAAGGGGGAGAGCGAGGGGTGTTGCTGTCCATTTGTGAAGGCCACATTTGACGGGGGGCATTCCATTCATCGGGCAGAGGCCACCTtgccctttccttcctcttcaacaCACATGCAGGCTCCCACTAACTGCTCCCACCCAAAGTGGGCAAGGATGTCTTGTTATTTGACCTTGTCTCTCTTGACTCAGGGAGTAGATGTGGCTTCCTGGCCTCGTGGGATATTTAGGGATAAGATGGGCTGGAGAGCTGGCCCTGTGTTAGGAGAAGGAGGCACATTTGCTGTTTCTCTGCTAACCTGGCCATCCCTTCGCTTTCCTGAAGGGGACTTTTCCATGGCCAGGACCTCCATGGCTACATTCTGACTGTCCAAAACCCTTAAGTGCCCCTTGATGGGACTCATGACACCAGTGATGCCTCAGGACTGCCATGGGGAGAAAACAGGGCAGACGGATGAGTGTCGGAGTTAAAATGGGGCCATTTCAGAGATCAATGGAAACTTGAACGGCCACCTGCctgttactttttattattagCATAACAGCATATGTGTGTCTACTATGTGTCAGCAGTGTGCTGAGCACTTTGCATATGTTATCTCTTTAAGTCTTCACAACAGCCTTGCAAGGTAGGAAAAATTCCACACAACTTTGAAGATGCAGCAggcgaggctcagagaggttaagtaaataTCTGTAGTCACATAGCTGCTGAGGGGCAGCACCGCTTTTAAAATACCAGGCTGGCTGTCTCCAGGgccctttctcttttcatttcccaCTCTACTTGTTCCCTTAACATCAGGGCCTGTAGGTGGAAATCAGCCCTTcagagcttttctttttaatggcttcagGGTGTCATAATCTATTCTAGTCCTATCTCTATTTAAGAAAGTGTCAGCGTGGTGAGGACTACAGGCACCTCACTAGGCACACAGGGaatttatgaatatataaaacattttcttctggCCAGTTTAAGTTCTGCCTGGGAAATTAATGGCTGCTTTCACTGCAAAATCTATTTACTGTCACTGGGGAGACCAGTGATTTCCTTTAGCCTTCGCTGTGTAGATCAAGGTCAAGTCTAGCATCAGGGGGTGGACAGTCATGGCCTCACATTTTCTTttgggaggtgagggaggggcagagCAAGAGGACTGCCAGAGAGTGAGGACTCCTGCGTAGGAAGACCCAGACTACCCTCCCCTCCCCGGCCCTGACTTCGAGCCCTGCAAGCTCCTCACCCTTCCCTTCCTCAAGCAGCAAGATGTCTAGCCTTAGGGAGGAAAAGCTCACAAGCAAAAATGAAGCCTTTAGTCATGTCTTGCTTAACCTCCGTTAAGTAATGGGAAAGCAGGCTTTTTCTTCCTGTCCACCCTGACCAGTGTCGGGTGGATCGGGCTGCTTGACTTTGACCGGAGTTGGCGGTGAGAACCATCGCCCGGCTCTCTGCTTGACTCTAAACAACaggtatttggcaaaactcttaAATGGGTGAGTCAATGAGAATGGGGCTTCTTTTCCATGTGCTTGGTCTGATAATGTCCTCAGTCCCTTCCAGACCCACCTGTACTTTCTCTAGGGTGGACCCAAGATTTGTatctcccccagccctggccccaggGAGGGAGCAGGGCAGCATTCACCTGGTGTGTGGTCCCCCCTCACTGGGATGATCTGCGATGCTGTGGAGGGTCTTCTTGCTCTTATTGGAGGTCTTACCCACCCTATCCTGGAAACTGTTCCTCTCCTCTGGCTGCTCTCTGTCCTGAGCACATTCATTGGCTGCTTGTAAGCTTGTTGGATCATTCCAGAAAGCCTGTCTTTGCTTACTCTTTGCTGGTGTTTGAACCCCAAGTGGTCATGCAATGCTGAGGGCCAGTGTTCTGCCACATTCCACATTCTCTCTGGTTGCTCCCAACAGTCCCTGGCAGACACCTACTTCTTCCTGTTTCCAGACCCTTCCCACCCAAACCTTCCCAGGCTTCCTATTTACAGTCTGGAAGGACTGTCCTGTGTGCCTTTGCTGACTGACTAGTCGAGGGCCGATGTGTCGCGTGAAGGAGTTTGCTCTTCCTGGCTCTGCCTGCTTTCCCAGGACCCGCTGATGAGTTACTCAGGTGTCCTCCAGGGAGGGATCTCCTGGAGCCAATTATtcccatttatttaatttctcagaATATCTTGAGCACACAGAACAATAACAACCCGGACGCCACCAATGCTGGAGGATGGCTTTCCTTGGCCACCTCCCATGCTGGTGGGGAAGACACCTTTGCCCAGGCCAGGGTTCCCTGGTGCCCCCTTGACAGTTGAGCTTCCAAGTTCACCACTAAAGGATTAATTTCTGTGCTCATAATTGatgctataaataaaataaatcctcaATTATCGCAGTTAACAGAGGGAAGGGATAACACAGAGCTCCCAATATTAAATAAGACCAGCACCTCTAGTTTGGGAATGTATTATTATCATAGACTTTTTCAAAGCAGATTTTCCCTCTTCATTTTGTTTGACTTTGCTTGACATCACCACTGGGCAGACTGCCTGAGCCAGTCCATGGGTGAAGCTCACGTGGGGCTTGGGGCAGAGGGGAAGGAAGCTTTGTGAACAAGCATCCACAAGGGCCATCGAGGGCCAGCTCCAGGCCTGGAAGGGATAAAGTGCTCTTGGACATCTTAGGGAGGGGGAATTGGGCTTGGGAAGGGCATGGAGCAGTGTCACTCTAATGAGATGGCCCGATGCCGCCTGGTTGGCTTGGTTATGTAATTGAGACCGGCAGCCTATCTGTCACCCCGTGCTCTGAGATGAGAGAGCTTTTGACAGTGTCCAAAAATCACTTTAACGAAAACAGAATCGATTTTTACTTCTTCCAAGCACGAAGCAGCCTCCaggtaatttgcatttccctttaaAGTCTAATCCTGGAAGGGGCCTGCCTGAGGTTTCAGAGACTGGGAGCCAGGCCTGGGAGATCAATATGGGCACTCCACAGAATGGGGTGCTTGATCAGGCACCCCCAGTGGAACCAACCAGAGGTGGGTTTCGTTAACCCTTCAGTTCCTGAAATTCTGGCTGTACCATCATCCACTGCCTCTGGGGAGTCCaccaaccctcctcccaccttccaagGGCCTTGGAGTGGGGTGTTGGCCAAACAGTGCCCATCTAGATGGTGGTGGGTCCCTGCCTGGGGGATCTGATTATAGGGTAATTACTGGGAATAAATGACCTCAGGATCTTCTCTTGGTTTGACATTTCTTAACCAATAGTTCTCTGGTGCTGAAATTCCTAAGAGAGAGTGGAGACCTGCATCCCAACAaggaatcattcattcattcaacatttactgagtgtctactGCATGTCAGCCAGCATCATAGGCTCTGAGAATGCACAGGCACCATGATTGCTCATCAGCCCTATGTAAAGTACAGACAGAATGAATGAGACtcatttctcttgttttgaaCCAAAAcaagagagggtgggaagagcaGGGTCAGAAAAGAGGCTTTTATTCACATTCTTCCCATCCCTCCAGAGACTACCCCTCACTCTGCTCTGTCTGGCTAACTCCTGTCATCCTACAAAACAGCCCACATTgtctcctccaggaaggcttcccacGTGCTCTGCCATGCATCTTTCTTGCCAGTTGCCACATGTCATTAACtttgtttttatgtctttttcccaGAATATGAGTTTCTCAAGGGCAGGTATCTGCTTCAAAGATCACTTTATGATCTATATCTAGCACAGGACCTGACATGTACTAGGCTTCAGTATCTATCTGTTCAACCAAACAGCTGTGTACTCTGGCTTACCCATCTTCAATTTTCTCACTTGTTAACTATCTCCTACCCATTGTAAGAACCAGTGAAAGCGCTATCTCACTGTTAGTGATATGGTCCTGTCTAACAGGATGTTTGTGGGTGGGTGGAAATGAGGAGGCCAAGCAGGGAATTCTCTAGTTCTGATGTCAGCCTAGCAGGGTTGGGGCTTTCTTGCAAGGGAGGTTTCAACCCATGTATTTCAGTATTGGCTGCTTTGCCAGGCTCCTTGCCCAGACTCCATGGCCAGCGAGGAGCAGAAAGGGTGCCATAGATAAGCGCCCCCTACCCATCACATTTCCTTCCATTCAgttatttattcaacagatacTTGAGTAGCTATTAGGCCCTGGGGATAcagcagcaaaggaaacagcCCCTGATCTTGTggggcttacattctagtggagaAAACCAGACAGTAAAGAGATAGATGGATACATACCTACATATAGGCAATCAGGAAGTAATGCATGctgcagagaaaaataaagcatgatGTGATAAACTGGGGATGCCAAGTGTGAGAGGGGATGCAGCAAGGGAGAGCTGCTATTTTATGTGGGGAGGTCAAGACAAGCCTCTCAGTTAAGGCTGAATTTGAGCAGAACCTGGAATGTGGGTTTCTtggggaagaacattccaggcagagggaacagcaaacaCAAAGGCCATCAGGCAGGAGGGGCCTTGGTGCACTTTTCTTGGAAGGGCTAGAAGGCGTTGATGGTCCAGCCCCAAGAGCAGGGACAGGTAGCACAAAGCAGCCCATGCAGGGCCCGCGTAATCACTGTGGTCACCACAGAGACTTGGCCCTCTGCCTTTTACGAATATGCTTGGAATGGGAAGTCATTGGAGAGTTTTGAAAAGATCTGACTCACTTGAAAGGATCTGGGCAATGGGTAGTGCATACATTGaagaagagaagctaccacagcaATCTGAGCAAGAGAGGAGGGTGGCTGGGATCTAGTAGTGGCATCGGAAAGGGGAGAAGTGAGAGATTCTGCATACGTTCAAAAGTCAAGGCCACAGGACACCCTTGCTGGTCCTGCGGCCAGCCTGCCAGCTGAAAGCTTCACCAGCTCCCATGGCCGAGGACTGGCCTGGAAGACAGAGACCTAACGACTTCCACTGCTGGGAGAAGCATTTCACAAGAAGAGGCATACGTAAAGGGCCTGCAGGGTGGCTCCCAGACTCCGGCACCGGATGGCAGACCTCTGAGGCTGAGCTAGAGCCTGGCCATCTGAGAACAGGGCTGGACTGACAATCAGCAGGAGCATCTGCACTTGACTGCAGTTGCCTTCAACCCAGGCAGAATTTCCCCAGCACCTGCCAAGGTGCTCACCACTGTGTGGGCGGTCTTGGCTCAGAAACTGAAAAGGAGCAGCCAGTCTCAAAGGCAGCAGCTCTGGTAGCTGCTGACACAGGCAGGGGGAGCACTTTGGGGCTGCAGGGGAGGAAGAAATGAATTCCCACAGGTGGAATGTCAGCCTTTGGGGTTCTTCACCCCAGGGTCACCACATTACTTCCGATCCAGCTGTTCAAATCGCAGCAATTTTTGGAGGGAATTTCCATGCTGATGCCCATTTCACAGCTCTCTTCTGGAATCTCTTaaaatcaatctctctctctctctgtttggttttgtttgggtTTCCCTCTTTAAACACACGCGTAAACAAAAACATGATTCTTCCTGAGGAGCAGCAATTATTCTGCCTGAAAATAGTGTAAATAAAAGGCAGCCtggccctccctctccccaggggAGGGGCAGAACCCCTTGGTAACCACAGGGGGATTTTTGTTTCTCTCACCCTCCTCTCACAGGAGGGAGCGCCTGTCCCAGTCCCCACAGGGCTCTTGGCCACACACCTTTGTGGCTGGAAGCTTCTCCCAGGCAGGAAGAGGAGCAGAGACTTGTCTGTGAGTCCCTCTCCCACTGTCCTCCAGGAAATGGACACTCTACTCACATCTTAAGTGTCCATCCTTTGTGATGACCAAGTCAGTTCTTCTTTTCTGGCAAGTGAGAACCAGGCTTTTAGCAATCTCTTTTGGAGTCTATAGTAGTGAATTCAAGCCAGCTTTGAAAGGGGACTTGTTTGTGATGAGGATGAAGGAGTTACCACAATCGCTTCAAGCATCTGAAGTTCTCAGCCAAAAGACTTACATGTATTGTGACTCCTAGGGCAAGGCCAGTGTTCCTGCCTCTGCCCAGCCTGCTTTTCTCAGACCAGAATGtaagccttttccttctcccccgccccagccccactTCCCTCCACCCAGCTCAATGCAAATGATGGCTAAGTGGGAAGGGAGGGGCTGTGAAGGAGGAGAACTCAGCCTTTGCTGACCATGGCTAGATGGAGGGAGATTGCATCTAGCTCATGTAATCATATTCCGGGTGTCAGGACTCGAATGAGTGTCATTAAACTGAATCAGAAAAATCGTTTTAATATAAGTGCCACCTCACACACAAGCTAGTTGATGGAGAGATGGATGGGGCTGGGGACGCCTCCTTTGTAATGCGATGCTGTAAAATCCCATCACCTTCATTATTTCCCACCGAGCCAACACATCATAATACCCAAGAGCGGCAGAACAGCTTGAATTTAATATACAGAAAGTCCAATCAAACAATAAATGGATGGAACTATATAAAGAAACCATTTTCTGGGAGGCTGGCTCCATTCTCTGGGATTCAGCTCCCTGACACATGAAATGTGCATCAATTTTCCCCAACGAATGCAGCTGCTGAATCACCacatgtgatatttgtttgcttcagaaggagaagaggggaacTTTCCCCCTTGCATTATCTAGCTATCGATGCAAAATTGCAAATCTCATTTTCTTTGATTTGCATCCTGTGGTTCCCAGTAGCTCAGCCAGGCACCCTCCTGTTACCAACAAGACTGGAAGCACAGCCCTCCCTCCATCCCAGAAcctttacttacttactttatATCATCTTTAAGCAAAATCCAACTCTGGACCCAGGGTGGGCTGGTAGTGGTCAGGGACAGCTCTACATTTGCAGTCATCTGAGAGAAACTGGCCAAACCCTGAGCCGTGCCAACAAACCCCAAGTGCCTGTGATGGtcacttcatccagtctggcctCCGAAGTTGTACAGAGCTGATATTTCCTTCTGGACCGACTTCCTACCCCCAGCACAGCCGTCCATTTCCCCTTCCATCCCTGCTACCCAGCCAATTATTCAAAGACTATAAACGCAAATAGCAACCCGATCAGCCAAACAAAATTAACAAGGCAAATCAGCTCCTTGAAAATCATACAATACATGTCAAAGACTGATGGAAATCATGTTTTTGTGCTTCTGGTGTGGGATTCTCTCCAAGCTGCTTTTCCAATGGCGTGGATAACTGAGAGTTAACCATAATTACAGGCTTGGAGCTGCTGAGAAGTatcattagtttatttttacttcttcctgGTCACGCAtacttaaacagaaaaaaaaaaaaaccgtagGAGAGTCCAACTAAACTAAATGATATCAAAACCATGGACAGCATAAACCTCGATTCAGTTCgacagacattactgagcacctattatcTGTGAAGCACCCTATTAGGCAGTATTGGGGATATGGAAATGACACCTCAGTACTGTCCCCAAGAAGTTTACAGTAGAGTAGAGGATTGGAATATGTTTCTGAGTGTACAAGAGAGGATAAGGCATGGCCTGAAATGATTAAAAAGTGTTTGACACAGAAGAAAAGCTTAACAAGTATTTGCCAATGAATGAGTGATTAGCTTAATG from the Bos javanicus breed banteng chromosome 3, ARS-OSU_banteng_1.0, whole genome shotgun sequence genome contains:
- the KCND3 gene encoding potassium voltage-gated channel subfamily D member 3 isoform X1 yields the protein MAAGVAAWLPFARAAAIGWMPVANCPMPLAPADKNKRQDELIVLNVSGRRFQTWRTTLERYPDTLLGSTEKEFFFNEDTKEYFFDRDPEVFRCVLNFYRTGKLHYPRYECISAYDDELAFYGILPEIIGDCCYEEYKDRKRENAERLMDDNDSENNQESMPSLSFRQTMWRAFENPHTSTLALVFYYVTGFFIAVSVITNVVETVPCGTVPGSKELPCGERYSVAFFCLDTACVMIFTVEYLLRLFAAPSRYRFIRSVMSIIDVVAIMPYYIGLVMTNNEDVSGAFVTLRVFRVFRIFKFSRHSQGLRILGYTLKSCASELGFLLFSLTMAIIIFATVMFYAEKGSSASKFTSIPASFWYTIVTMTTLGYGDMVPKTIAGKIFGSICSLSGVLVIALPVPVIVSNFSRIYHQNQRADKRRAQKKARLARIRVAKTGSSNAYLHSKRNGLLNEALELLGTPEEENMGKTTSLIESQHHHLLHCLEKTTGLSYLVDDPLLSVRTSTIKNHEFIDEQMFEQNCMESSMQNYPSTRSPSLSSHPGLTTTCCSRRSKKTTHLPNSNLPATRLRSMQELSTIHIQGSEQPSLTTSRSSLNLKADDGLRPNCKTSQITTAIISIPTPPALTPEGESRPPPASPGPNTNIPSIASNVVKVSAL
- the KCND3 gene encoding potassium voltage-gated channel subfamily D member 3 isoform X2, with the protein product MAAGVAAWLPFARAAAIGWMPVANCPMPLAPADKNKRQDELIVLNVSGRRFQTWRTTLERYPDTLLGSTEKEFFFNEDTKEYFFDRDPEVFRCVLNFYRTGKLHYPRYECISAYDDELAFYGILPEIIGDCCYEEYKDRKRENAERLMDDNDSENNQESMPSLSFRQTMWRAFENPHTSTLALVFYYVTGFFIAVSVITNVVETVPCGTVPGSKELPCGERYSVAFFCLDTACVMIFTVEYLLRLFAAPSRYRFIRSVMSIIDVVAIMPYYIGLVMTNNEDVSGAFVTLRVFRVFRIFKFSRHSQGLRILGYTLKSCASELGFLLFSLTMAIIIFATVMFYAEKGSSASKFTSIPASFWYTIVTMTTLGYGDMVPKTIAGKIFGSICSLSGVLVIALPVPVIVSNFSRIYHQNQRADKRRAQKKARLARIRVAKTGSSNAYLHSKRNGLLNEALELLGTPEEENMGKTTSLIESQHHHLLHCLEKTTNHEFIDEQMFEQNCMESSMQNYPSTRSPSLSSHPGLTTTCCSRRSKKTTHLPNSNLPATRLRSMQELSTIHIQGSEQPSLTTSRSSLNLKADDGLRPNCKTSQITTAIISIPTPPALTPEGESRPPPASPGPNTNIPSIASNVVKVSAL